CCCTTACCACATTTTGACTGATTGAATCTATTTCATGACAACATTATGCAATAGGAGAGAATGTTATCctgttttataggtgaggaaactgagccccagGTTGAGCAGACCTGGTCCAAGGTCAAGTAAGTGGCAAAACTAGATTCAAACCCAGCCTATCTTAGCCACTAATCTGTGCTACTCTTCTGTGAATATTGAACacatactgtgtgccaggtagCAATGTAAAAAAGCAGATAAGGCCCTTGTCATTTCACACCAGTTTCAACCTAATAGGGACAATAATCCCATGCATAAACATGTAATTATATCATGAGCAACTGGGAGAGTggtcttttaaaaagtgtatagtgttgggtgtatgtatgtatacatggcatgagtacatgctcagttgtgttgggactctttgcaaccccatggactcctctatccatggaactttgcaggcaagaatactggagtgggttgccatttcctactccagaggattttcctgacccagggatcaaacccacgtctcttgcgtctcctgcattggcaggcggattctttaccactgcaccacctgagaagccccggTGTATATAATAAGGAGCTGATTTCATCATTAGAcagtggctgggggaggggggagaattGGGGGCAGTCTGGCAGACCTACCTTAAGTTCTGTTCTGGaatcggattctttaccactgcaccacctgagaagccccagtgTATATAATAAGGAGCTGATTTAATCATTAgcggttgggggaggggggagaattGGGGGCAGTCCTGGCAGACCTACCTTAAGTTCTGTTCTGGAATCCATTGGCTGGCAGTTCATGACAAAGATTAGAACATGGGTTTTCAAGGCACGTGGCCTGTGTTCAGATTTTTTCTGTTGccaactgtgtgaccctgagcaagttacTTACCATCTTTCAGCCTCCTCGTCTATAAAGTAGGATAATTTAGTTCCTATCTCAccgggttgctgtgaggattaagcaGGTTTCATGTGTACGGTGTGTAATACCTGGCACGTGGTTGGTGTGCAGCGAGTAGTTGGAATGATTGTACTAGGTTATCTCTGTCTCATGTGGTGAGGATGTTAATGAGCTGGGAGAGAGGGCTGAGAAAGACACCTGGGGATGACTTGAGTTTCAAGGCCCAGACTGTTTCTTCTCCAGACAGGGAAGGTGGGCGACTTAGTCACTGCAGCCCACAGGGGAGGGTCTGCTGGATCAGAAAGCTGTCTTGTAGCTCCACCCTCATGGTCCGACCTGTCTGGAAGAGAAAGAATTCTGTCCTGTTTACTTAGAACAAGTATCTCTCGAGGCATCTACAACCTCCCAGGCTCAGTGCTGAATGCAGAGAGAAGAGGCAGGTTGACACAGCACAGGGAAACCGAGAAATGATGGTGGTAACTTCAGATTGTGATAAATGCTGTCCAGAAATTTTTAAAGGGATAACAAGAGTTGGGGGAAGGACAAGAAATAGGAGATGGGAACTTGGAGGACAACTGAGTAGTGCCCCAAGACAAAAAGGCCTAGCTATGGAAAGACTGGAGAGAAGAGCATTCCAGATCACAAGTATGCCAAGGGCAGAGGTCCTGTGCTAGGGGCTGAGCTTGGCATGGAGGAATTGAGCGAGGGGGCTGGGGTGGCTGAAGGGGCTGAGTGCAGTGAGGTGGGAGAATCTCAAGGGCTGAGGTGACGAGTTTGGGTTTTATTCTAGCTATGAAAACCGTTTGGAAGAGGACATTATCCGGAAGCCCAGCGCTCAGTCAGAAGCCTGGGAACGTGTCCGGGGCAAGCAGGAAACCCTCGACTCTGTACCATTCACCCCTTTATTTCctgaccccttctcctgctgcagcACTAGATGCCGAGTGAGTCGGTCCCTCGGAGCATCAGGGCAGCCCAGCAAAGTGGCAGGGTCACAGCAAGCGTTCACAGGCTACAGGGAACCTGTCTGGCCTGTCTCCTCTCAGCTACACTGAAGTCCAGTCCATGCTCATTAATGGTGCCAGGTGCCCAGCCTGGTCATCAGCCTTCTGGAGAGTTTGGGGGAAACCCTGAAGTCCATTTGCAAAACCTGTGTGCAGATCAGCAACAGTCAGCCAAGTCAGTGACAGGGTGGAGGATGCACAGAGTGGGCCTGCAGGCCTGGGAGGGAGAAATGAGAGTCACATGGTGAAACAGATTCACCGGATTCCTTCGTGGTCCAGTTGTTTTCATTGCcatagacctgggtttgatcgctgatcaggaactaagatgccacaagccTGAGGGTgtggctccccaccccccccccaaaaaataagaaacaaagggatttttttttttaagcccttcTCTGAATGGTGCTTGCCCAAGCACGGTCCCTCACCAACGGTCCCTCACTTGCCGCCCCCAGGGGCCTGCGAAGCGTCCTTGGCGTGCTCCACCTGCCACGTGTATGTGAGTGAGGACCACCTGGACCTTCTGCCGCCTCCTGATGAGAGGTGAGTAGGGTggcccctcccagccctgagCTGCAAGGCTTGGTTGCTGAGCCTCGGCATTCCGGGATCCGCGCAGGCCATAGCAGAGGGCAGCCCTGGCTTTTCTCTCCCCTCCAGCTGCTGGCGGGAGAGCTTCCCTTCTGGCCCCTACCCCTGGATCCATTAACAACTGCTGCCGCCCTTTACTCCAGGGAGGACGACATGCTGGATATGGCCCCTCTCCTCCAAGAGAACTCCCGGCTGGGCTGCCAGATCGTGCTGACGCCTGAGCTGGAAGGGGCCGAATTCACCCTGCCCAAGATCACCAGGAACTTCTATGTGGATGGCCACGTCCCCAAGCCCCACTGACATGGGCAACCGGACGGCCCCAGACACTGACGGCCCCAGGGCCAGGACTGGAAGAACATAGCCAAGATGCCAGCCCAGCCCAGAGCGCGGACAGATCGGAGAAAGATGGCGGAAGCACCCAGAAAGTCAAAACCCTGGCTTCAGAGAGATCCCATGTCCCAGCTCTGGTGGGGCCCGGCCCCTAATGGGGCTGCCTCAACCAAGCTCATGAGAATGGGGGTGTGGATAGGGGTGGAATCTAATTGGAGCGATAATAAAAGTGTTTAACAGATATCTGGCATCTTGAGCGTCCTtggggttggtgggggtggggtgcaggctCTGGGGTCTACAGCTGCATCTGCCAGACCTCCCCAGCTTTCCCCTACCACGGCGGTGATGGGCCAgcgggaaactgaggcagagaggtcTGAAGGCGAGGTTCCGCGAGCCAGAGGATCAGCATGGCAAGGCCCCGCCCAGCCGTCGCGGAGGGATTTGGAGGGCCCCAGACCGCCCTCGGCCACAAGGGGTAATCACATAGTCTGAGCAGAGTCGGAAGGGAGAGAGGGACCCAGGCGGGCCTGAGGGTGGAGCCTTGGAAGCCCGTGCCCAACATCACCCGCTAGAGGCGCCCAATCCTACTGGCtccgccccccgcccgcccccaggTGGAGCCCCTTGCACCCTCGGCCAGAAGCGGGCCCCCCCCACCCAGGTGGGGCTCATCAAGTGGGCCCGGCGTGGGCGGGGCCAGGCGAGATTTGGGAAGGGGGGCTGGGCTAGGAAGCAATGGAGGCCGAGCCAGCCCCGGACTTCGCCATGCTGCGAGAGCTGCTAGCGCCGCCCTGCCTGAACCCTGAGCCGCCCCCGGAACCCCCGATCCGGCAGGCACCAAGGACCCCAGGATGCCTCAGACCCAGTGGCAGGTGCGTACACGAGCAGCCCTTCCCCCCACCTGGCCCAGTGGTCAATGGGtcatgatctctggttcctaggGTTACTCAGGGGTCAAAATGTTAGTTACTGGTACTCGCAAGGACGAGATCCTGATCCCCAGGGATATTGGGGGGGTCATATGGGGGTCAGAGACTGTGCAGTTCTTGCTCCGTGTCTTTGGGACCCTCGTAGTTGCCGCCCACGGAAGGGGGTTGACCACACCGGCCATTGTCCCCAGGTCCTTCTGGCCTGCACACCAAGACTCGGTCACCGCCCTGCGCTTCCTCCAAGAGACAGCAGAGGAGCTGGCCCAGACCCCCTGGGACACCCAGGCTCTGGGGCCCTACTGGGAGCCGAAGGCCCTGGAGACCCTGGGACCTCTACCTCAGGCCAAGGATGACAAGAACATGCTGACCCTAGTCAGCCAGCAGAGCCCCAACCTGGGGTCCCCACGGGCTCCCCCTACTTCTCCAGCCCAACCACAGAGAAGGCCCCGGAAGCAGTCAAACCCCCAGCGGGGTGCCGAAAAAGTGGACCCTCTTTTTGAGGGGGTGACCCTGAAGTTTCAGATAAAGCCGGATTCCAGCCTACAGATTATACCCAGTTACAGGTAGGAGCTGGCCTGGGCAAGGGCACCCTTTCTGCAAGTAATAACAATATCAGtgggccttccctagtggctcagtggtaaagaatccacctgccaatgtaggagatgcgggtttgatccctgggtggggaagatcctctggagaaggaaatagcaacctgctccagtattcttttgcctgggaaattccatggatagaggaccctggcaggctacagtccatggggtcaagaagagtcggagagacgactcagcaactaaacaataataatagaGCTGGGGGGTAGGGAGGTGCTCCCAGGCATTTGCTTATGGACTACCACCCCAGCCCTGCATTACAAATGGCCTCATCTCTGTAActgcctttctcctttttttatttctttatatttttaaaaaacttttttttgcctgtgggatctttgttccctgagcAGGGGTGGAACACTCACCCCCCTGCACTGGgtgtgcagagttttaaccactggcctgccagggaagtccaaacagCCTCATCTCTGAGTGAGACCTCAGGCTGATGCCTATTCCTGTCCTTTCTGCTATGAGCCAGTCAAATCCAGGCCTGAGCCAGAGTCTTCTCCTAGTGAAATGGCTTCACCATACCTGGgggctgctgcttctgttagtttTTCCTGCAATGATAATAGCTACCATTTGTCAGACATGACACCAGCCATAGAGGTAACAGCACTTGGTGTGTATGGACTCACTGAGGCCTTGTGAAGCCcactttacagatgcagaaactgaggcacagaggatgAAATCCCTTGTCACACAGCAAGGACATGGGAGAATTGAGTTTTCAACCTGGCAAAGCTGGCCATAGGCTTACTGTCTCCTCAAATGATTATGATTACTCATGAAGGGCAAGGCCAGGCCTTTCAGGCATCAGATGCCCCCTTGGTCAGGGGAGGGGGGAGCAGTGCTAGATGCCTTGATAGTAAATCTTCatttgggggaattccctggcagtcctgtggctaagactccacgctttcatTGCTGAAGGCGTGGGTTctatcctggttggggaactaagatcccacaagccgtgttgtaaaactaaataaataaatatcatttaaaaatcttaatttgggGGCTGTCTGGGGCAGGATCCAGACCCTCTGTGCTAATGCCCTGTCTACTCCCCAGCCTGGCCTGCAGCAGCCGCTCTCCAGGGCCTCCCACTCCAGGCCCTGCCAGAGGCCCAGAGGCCAACCCGGGAGGCAGCGAGGCCCTGGGTGAGTCCTGGAGACTTAAGAGCTATAAATACTGGGGAAGGGTGCAGGGggcagcattttcttttcttccttatcttTCTCCCCATCCTGCTTCCCTATTTAGACCCATCCAGGAGGAGTCGCAGCATCCCCCATCCACTCAAGCTGAGTCACCCTCACCCCCGGCTTCCTCCTCTGCTGAGCTTTGCCATCTGTCTCCCTTCCTGGCTTTCCCTCTGTCTTAGATCTGGGGCTGGctgggagttggggtgggggggagcctTCATAGagagccccctcccacccacaTATACACAAAAGGCCCATCCCACACAGGTCTCCTGAGCTCAGGCTCCTGGCCTCTGACCCCGCCCTTTGACCTCTGCCCTTTCAGCACCCCGCCGCTGTGCTTCCTGTAGGACCGAGAGGACCCCTTTATGGAGAGATGCTGAGGATGGTACCCCTCTCTGCAACGCTTGTGGCATCAGGTCCTCAAAATggagaggggttgggggtggggtcctCACTTGAGTCCATGCTTAGCGAGCATGGGGTATTGGGAAAACACCCACCTCTGGGAACGTGCCTCCCTCGTGGCGGTTTCTGGGCTCCCCCTGCCTGCTGAATGTCGGTTTCTTGCACCCCCATCCCAGGTACAAGAAATATGGCACCCGGTGCTCTAGCTGCTGGCTGGTGCCCAGGAAAAATGTGCAGCCCAAGAAGCTATGTGGCAGATGTGGGGTGTCCCTGGGCCCCCACCCAGCCTCAGCTCAGGAAGGGTAAGCCCTTCCTCACCCAGCCAAGCCtgtcctgcctcagtttctccagggGGAAAAGGGGCTGAATTCCTCCTAGGGGGAAGAGCCTGAGTCTTGAGGGGTCCAGCCTACCtcctctccaccccctccccatccaGAGACCTCAGATGGAAGACCCAGGCCTCAAGGCCCCAGAGCTCCTGGTTGGGGGGGTCACTAGCCCCCTCTTTGGCTCCTGCTTCAATCAGGCTTGGCTGAGCACCCCGCTCAGGAAGTGCTGTCAGCAATGACACTCATATTGTTAATAGAAGTGACAATAAAGAATAGATCTGTTCAGAAGGGGCACTGTAACTTTGGGATCCCACCTTGCGCGCCCTCACCTGCCTCTCCCCTGGCCCAGGAATGTGGGGAGGGGTTTTTTCACCGGGTTTTCCGAGGCACACACACAGTCATCTAAACAGCTACCAGCCTTCTGCCCCACAAGACAATTAGTCACCTTTGTTACAACATCCCATAGAGGGCAACTGCCAGCACATGCAGAGGCAGCACATTCAGAAAGACAgacacaaggacttccctggcagtccagtggttaaaacgccatgctccccatgcaggagacaagggttcagtccctggccagggaactaagatcctgcatgctatgcagtgcaaccaaaacttaaaaaaaaaatttttttttaaagacccaaGACAGACACACAGGCTGGCAGGTACATGAAAACACAGAGGAGATACATCAGCAGACACACGAGTGCTGTCGCTCATCAGACACAGACCACACACAGGACAGAACGACACACATGAGGCACATATGTTGATAGACACAGGACACACACGCGCAGTACAGACACACACGAAAGACACATCGACGGCACATAGACACAATGGGCCCTTCATCTTGCAGCCCCACCGCGGCCTGCAGAGTGTCCCCTTCCCCCCTCCTTCCGCACACCTGTGTTCCCCTTCCCCCTTTCATGTTCTCTGACCTCACCAAAGGGTGTCCCCAGCCTGAAGCCAAAAGCCACATGGGAGAGACATGGAGCTCTGCCCCTGTCACTAGGATATACAGGACACCACTGCTCGgaaggaggggcagagggaggggtggagggcagAGAGTGTCAAGGATGGGCAGGATGGTCCCTGCTGTGGGGGTGTGAGTG
The DNA window shown above is from Bos indicus x Bos taurus breed Angus x Brahman F1 hybrid chromosome 7, Bos_hybrid_MaternalHap_v2.0, whole genome shotgun sequence and carries:
- the FDX2 gene encoding ferredoxin-2, mitochondrial isoform X3, yielding MPVMAASVAWGGVNAGFLLRAARGAWWSRPGGFWGSGEAAAPAIARKFRATGSRPAGEEEAGGPERPGDVVNVVFVDRSGQRIPVRKLSPRLSRPGPRSRACEASLACSTCHVYVSEDHLDLLPPPDEREDDMLDMAPLLQENSRLGCQIVLTPELEGAEFTLPKITRNFYVDGHVPKPH
- the FDX2 gene encoding ferredoxin-2, mitochondrial isoform X1 gives rise to the protein MPVMAASVAWGGVNAGFLLRAARGAWWSRPGGFWGSGEAAAPAIARKFRATGSRPAGEEEAGGPERPGDVVNVVFVDRSGQRIPPFSEWCLPKHGPSPTVPHLPPPGACEASLACSTCHVYVSEDHLDLLPPPDEREDDMLDMAPLLQENSRLGCQIVLTPELEGAEFTLPKITRNFYVDGHVPKPH
- the ZGLP1 gene encoding GATA-type zinc finger protein 1, yielding MEAEPAPDFAMLRELLAPPCLNPEPPPEPPIRQGYSGVKMLVTGTRKDEILIPRDIGGVIWGSETVQFLLRVFGTLVVAAHGRGLTTPAIVPRSFWPAHQDSVTALRFLQETAEELAQTPWDTQALGPYWEPKALETLGPLPQAKDDKNMLTLVSQQSPNLGSPRAPPTSPAQPQRRPRKQSNPQRGAEKVDPLFEGVTLKFQIKPDSSLQIIPSYSLACSSRSPGPPTPGPARGPEANPGGSEALAPRRCASCRTERTPLWRDAEDGTPLCNACGIRYKKYGTRCSSCWLVPRKNVQPKKLCGRCGVSLGPHPASAQEG